TAGCGCGCCCGCCATGGCGTTTCTACCAGGCCGGCGCGATCCGCGACCTCGAAGAACTGCAATGGAGCGATGGCCGCAGCGTGGCGATCATAGATCACAGCCGCGCCGATCGCAGCGGCGACCGAGAACTCAACGACCAGCTCTGTAAGGCATTGGCGGACCGCAAGCTGGGCTGCGTCAGCGTGTTTGCTGACTGGGGTGAAGGCACGGTATCGGCGCTCAAGTGGCTGGTCGAGCGGAAACAGGCGCCGCTGGCCGCCGTGGTGGTGCTGCAGGATTTCGTCATGGGCGGCGGCGAAGGCCGCGAAGAAGCCAGCAGGCTTCTGGCCCGGCTCGATGTGCCGGTGATCAAGGGCTTGCGTCTGGATGATCGGGATGAGCAGGCCTGGCAGCTCTCCACTGACGGGATCGGGCGCGACAAGGTGCATTACCAGCTGGCGCTGCCGGAACTGCAGGGCGCCAGCCAGCCGCTGGCGCTGGCCACCTGGCAATCTGCGCGCGAAGATCCGGTCAGCGGTATCCGCTACGGCTTCAGCGTTCCGATCGCCGAACGGGTCGAGGCACTGGCCGATCGGGTTCGCGGCTGGCAGCGCCTGCAGGACACCGACAATGCCAGCAAGCGGGTCGGCATCATCTATTACAACCATCCGCCTGGCCGCCACAATATCGGTGCGGACAATCTCGACGTACCCCAATCACTGCTGGAAATACTTCGTCGCCTGCAGGCCGAGGGGTACGCTACCGGTCCGCTGCCCGCGTCGGCCGATGCCCTGCTCGACCTGCTGCAGGAGCGTGGGGTCAACCTGCCTGAACACAACGACGCGCTGGCCGAGATGGCGCAACACATTCAACGCGTCAGTGGCGAGAGTTACCGTGACTGGTTCGCTGGTCTGCCTGCTGCCCTGCGCGCCGAGATGGAGCAGGGACCGCTTGGCTACTGGCACGCCCAACTGCGTCGCGCCGTGGAGGCCTCGGAATTCGAGCGAGCCACCCAGGTGCTGGAGCAGGGCAGCAGCGAACTTCATCACGTGCTCGACGGCGTGGAGCACCCGGCACGCGAGCGTGCCCTGGATCTGCTGGCGCAGCTCGAAGCGCTTTACCAGCAGGCGCTGGAGCAGCCGTCCCAGGCGGACTGGGCTGCCGCCGAGGAGCGGGTCGCGGCGCTTGCCGCTACCGGCGTCGAGGGCTTGCGCGGCTGGGGCGAGGCGCCCGGCAGCGTGATGGTGCACAAAGGCGACCTGCTGCTGCCCGGGTTGCGCTTCGGCAACGTCTTCATCGGGCCGCAGCCACCGCGCGGCTGGGAGATCGACGAGGAATTGCTGCACGCCAATCTGGTCTTCCCGCCCCCGCATCAGTACCTGGCGTTCTACCACTGGTTACGCGAGGACTTCGCAGCCGATGCGCTCATTCATCTGGGCCGTCATTCTACCTACGAGTTTCTACCGCGCCGCCGCGCGGCGTTGAGCGATGAAGATTATCCGCTGCAGATCATCGATGCCGTGCCCAGCATCTATCCCTACATAGTCGACGGCGTCGGTGAAGGCATTCAGGCCAAGCGCCGCGGGCTGGCAGTGATGGTCGACCACCTTACGCCGCCGCTGGTCGTCACGCCGCTGTACGATCATCTTCTGCAGCTGCGCCAGCTCATCGAGAGCTTCGAGACCGGTAGCGGCCAGCATGACGGGCCGGCCCGGCGGGCGACTATCGCCCAGATCAAGTCGATCGTCAGCCAGGCCGGGCTCGAGGAAGAGCTGCGTGAATCCATGGCTGATCCCCTCGCGGCGCGCGGTATCGCCTTCGAGCAGGTCGACGATGATCTTCTGGTGCACGAGGTGGGCCACTACCTGACCAACATTCAAGAACGCTTCATGCCGCTGGGTCTGCATGTGTTTGGCCGACCCTGGACCGATGACGCCGTCGACACATTGCTGGCATCGATGGGTGACTCAGCCGTCGAGCATCGCCAGGCCCTGATCGACTCGCCCGCCGCGGAAATGAACGCCTTGATGGCGGCGCTGGATGGGCGCTTCGTGCAGCCCGGCAAGGGTAACGACCCGGTGCGCACTCCTGAAGTGTTACCCACCGGTCGCAACTTCCATGCGCTCGACAGCAGCCTGCTACCGAGTCGCGTGGGCTGGGGTCTGGGTCAGGAGCTTGCCAGTCAGGCGCGGCAGAAGCCCGTCGAGCCGGGCAGTCGCGAGGCGGTGGTGCTGTGGGCTTCGGACACGGTGCGCGACGAAGGTGCGATCGTCGGCTTCGGGCTCGATTTGCTGGGCATCGAGCCGCAGTGGAACAGCCGTGGCATCGTCCAGGGCATCCGCCGGGTACCGCTGGAAGGCGACCGCGAACGCCGTGATGTTCTGTTCACCACCTCGGGGCTCTTTCGCGACCTCTACGCCGACCAGCTGGCGTTGCTCGAACGTGGTGTGCTGCTGGCGCTCGATGGCGCCTCGGCCACCATACGCCGTGACTTCCCTGCGTTGAATGCCGCGCTGGATGCGGCGCTGGCGCCGCTGGGCAACACAATCAGCAGCGGCGGCGAGGAAAGTCTCGAGAAGAACAGGGTAGCGGCCAACTGGGTGGCCGATGCAGCCCGCAGGCTCGATGAAGGCCTGGGAGACGAGCAGGCTGGGCGGCTGGCATCGTTGCGGCTGTTCGGTGTCGCCCCGGGTAGTTATGGCGCCGGGGTAAACACCCTGGTCGAGCGCTCCGGCAGCTGGGACCAGCGCAGCGAACTGGCCGACGCCTACGTCTCCCGCATGGGCCACGCCTACGGGCTGGACCAGCAGGGCGAGGCCGTGCAGGGCGTGTTCGAGGACAATCTGCGGCAGGTCAATCGCACCTATCTGGGGCGCTCGAGTAACCTCTATGGCCTGATCGACAACAACGATGCGTTCGACTATCTGGGCGGGCTCAGCCTGGCGGTCGAGCAACTGAGCGGCAGCTCGCCGGATAATATCGTCATGTGGCACAACGATCCGCAGCGCGTGCGTCTCGAGCCGCTGGGCAGTGCGCTGACCGCCGAGCTGCGCGGGCGCTTCCTCAATCCGGCCTGGATCGAGGCGTTGATGCAGCACGACTATGCCGGCGCCCGCACGATGGGCAGCGAATTCATCGAATACCTGTGGGGTTGGCAGGTGACCAATCCCGATCTGATCCGCGATTCAGCCTGGGAGGAAGTCAAGGCAGTGTACATGGACGATCGCTATGACATCGGGCTGGACACATTTCTCGAGCAGGGCGCCAATGTGCACGTTAAGACCAACATGCTGGCGGTCATGCTGGTAGCGATCGAGAAGGGCTTCTGGGAGGCTGACGAGGCAACCGTCGCCGAACTGGGTAGCCAGTTTGCACAGCTGGTTGGTGAACACGGACTACCGGGCAGCGGTCATACCAGTCCCGACCATCCGATGCTCGACTGGCTGGAGCCGCAATTGCCGGAAGCGCTGCGCCAGGCATTGCATGATCGGCGCGAGGCTGCCCGGCAGCCGGCGCAGCAGGATTCTGGTCCCAGCAGCATCAGCGAGGTCACCCTGGAGCGGTCCGAGCAGCAGCAGCCAACGGCCGAGGCCGACGAAGGCGAGGGTGGCCGGGCCATGACGGCAAGTGCGCTGGTCGGTCTGGTCATCTTGCTGCTGTTGCTTGCTCTGGGCATCTGGCGCGGCCGCGGTCGCACTCTGGCGAGGTAGGCTCATGTTCGATAGTCAGGTATTTGCCTGGTTGCACCTTCTGGTCGGCTGGCTCCTCAAGCCGGTGACCTGGGGGCTGTTCGCGCTGCTGGTGGTGGCGGTGGTCGACATAGGTATCGCGATCGGCGAGCGCTTCGGCGGCCTTGCGCGCTGGGCGCTGATGCCGGTGGAGGCCGTCGAGCGGTTGGCGCGTCGTCGCCTGGATCGTGCCGACCTGA
Above is a window of Halopseudomonas nanhaiensis DNA encoding:
- a CDS encoding cobaltochelatase subunit CobN, whose amino-acid sequence is MRHHRIFLLLFLFGLFWPALGHARINAIVSQYSAAEFAAAAASFADSGAQVPISARTPEQLAELSDAEIQRWLNDGTQVLAVGLFGPETERLHTLLQRWPGKDLFIMHSEQRLVALSRSAGAPTFDNADQARLLGAQKPGNDLSKWVADMQRAHPQQAEWIQARSYWLAGGSDNIARLLGWLAARSEPRVNVAAPVARPPWRFYQAGAIRDLEELQWSDGRSVAIIDHSRADRSGDRELNDQLCKALADRKLGCVSVFADWGEGTVSALKWLVERKQAPLAAVVVLQDFVMGGGEGREEASRLLARLDVPVIKGLRLDDRDEQAWQLSTDGIGRDKVHYQLALPELQGASQPLALATWQSAREDPVSGIRYGFSVPIAERVEALADRVRGWQRLQDTDNASKRVGIIYYNHPPGRHNIGADNLDVPQSLLEILRRLQAEGYATGPLPASADALLDLLQERGVNLPEHNDALAEMAQHIQRVSGESYRDWFAGLPAALRAEMEQGPLGYWHAQLRRAVEASEFERATQVLEQGSSELHHVLDGVEHPARERALDLLAQLEALYQQALEQPSQADWAAAEERVAALAATGVEGLRGWGEAPGSVMVHKGDLLLPGLRFGNVFIGPQPPRGWEIDEELLHANLVFPPPHQYLAFYHWLREDFAADALIHLGRHSTYEFLPRRRAALSDEDYPLQIIDAVPSIYPYIVDGVGEGIQAKRRGLAVMVDHLTPPLVVTPLYDHLLQLRQLIESFETGSGQHDGPARRATIAQIKSIVSQAGLEEELRESMADPLAARGIAFEQVDDDLLVHEVGHYLTNIQERFMPLGLHVFGRPWTDDAVDTLLASMGDSAVEHRQALIDSPAAEMNALMAALDGRFVQPGKGNDPVRTPEVLPTGRNFHALDSSLLPSRVGWGLGQELASQARQKPVEPGSREAVVLWASDTVRDEGAIVGFGLDLLGIEPQWNSRGIVQGIRRVPLEGDRERRDVLFTTSGLFRDLYADQLALLERGVLLALDGASATIRRDFPALNAALDAALAPLGNTISSGGEESLEKNRVAANWVADAARRLDEGLGDEQAGRLASLRLFGVAPGSYGAGVNTLVERSGSWDQRSELADAYVSRMGHAYGLDQQGEAVQGVFEDNLRQVNRTYLGRSSNLYGLIDNNDAFDYLGGLSLAVEQLSGSSPDNIVMWHNDPQRVRLEPLGSALTAELRGRFLNPAWIEALMQHDYAGARTMGSEFIEYLWGWQVTNPDLIRDSAWEEVKAVYMDDRYDIGLDTFLEQGANVHVKTNMLAVMLVAIEKGFWEADEATVAELGSQFAQLVGEHGLPGSGHTSPDHPMLDWLEPQLPEALRQALHDRREAARQPAQQDSGPSSISEVTLERSEQQQPTAEADEGEGGRAMTASALVGLVILLLLLALGIWRGRGRTLAR